The Prinia subflava isolate CZ2003 ecotype Zambia chromosome 2, Cam_Psub_1.2, whole genome shotgun sequence genomic sequence AGTGTTGTATTTTTAACCGTGTCTAAAACTAGAAACCAAAAGGAAGAGATTTAATTCAGTGTAAACATTCCCTACAGCCCATTTAAAGCAAGGGGACCGTGTCCAGCGCCAGCCACGGTCATGCCCCGGGCGTCGGGGGATCCGAGACCGTCCTCTTCTCCGAGTCTCCTTCCTGCAAATCCGCTTCAGCGCTCTCGCTGCTGGCGCCTTCCCTGCCCTTACGGTGTGCCCCAGTGCCTCTCGCGGGGTGACCATCCCGCCCTCCCGCACAGCCAGGGAGCGGGGAAAGCAATCGGGCTCATCACCGGGGCAACTCGCCGCGCTGCCGACGGCGCGGAACGCCGCGATCCCGGGCACCCAGCGCCCAAGGCACCGAGCCCTGGGGAGGTcgcggccgccgcgccccgcccgtGCGGCGGTGCCGGGGTGGGGagcgccgctcccgccggccccggccggcgccccctccccttccccgccccgccgcgcccaGTACCTCGTCTCCGAAGCGCACCACCTTCTGCCCGGTGTTGAGGCGCAGGCTGGGGTAGGAGGCGGGCtgcgcgggcgggcgggcggtgcCGCGGTGCGCGGCGTAGCGGGCCTGGACGTGCGGCTCCACCAGGCACTTGTCGATGATCTCGTCCTGCTGCCGGGGCGGCAGCCGCTCCCACTCGGGCCCGTAGCGCTCGCGGATCCGCTCCTTCTCCGCCATGATCTTGCGCGCCATGGGGCTCAGCGAGGAGAAGTAGCTGAACCGCTTGCGCTCCCGCTCGTCCAGCGGCCGGTTCCCGTTCATCACCGCCGTGCGGGAGGCGGCGATCGCCGCCGCCATGGAGGCCATGGCCACCCCGCCGCCGCTGGCCCCGCACTCGCACGGCGGGATCGGGGATGGGAACGGGAAGAGAACCGCCTCCTCCGCTCCCCTCCCGCAGACGCCGCCTCCCTCGGCTCCCTATAAAGCCGGGCGGCCGCCTCCCCGCGCTGCCCGCCCCCCGCACGCCCAGCCCgcggcagcccctgcccgcCTCCGCCcgcggcgccgcccgcccgccgctcccgcggGGAGCCGGCCTCTCTCCCGCCTCCGCGGGCCGGCGAGCGCCTCCCGGCTGGCTGCGGGCTCGGTACTGTCGATGGCGTGGACCCCGCGGCCCTccagtgctcctggagcagcgCTCGTCtcccacagcccttccccttccttcccgAGGAGGTAAGCTGTAGTATTCCCACGCTGCCGGAGCCAGGAGCACCAGGAAAGGACTTGcctcagctggcagagcaccATGCCCAAGAACCTGCCTTTCTTCACTCCTAAGTCGTACGTGTTTCTTAACACGGCAGAagggccagcagctgctgagacaAGGATGCTTGACACAGGCGCTTTTGTCCAACTCCACTAGTTACGGTCCGAGATGGTCTGAGGCCTCTGTATTAATTTGATAGTAAAGTTGCAGCCTAAGTGTAACAATGCAGCAGGGCTTGGTTACATTGGTAAAATAGATTCCTAAAGGCCGAAATAATTAGGTTTTCTGGTCTCTTCCTTTGCCGTACAGTGCTTGTTTCCTGTAGCAACTCCTTATTTTGGCAAAGGATTGACCGAGGTTGCACACACAAACTCTCAAAAGATGAGCAGTCTCCTGGGGTGGGGGAAGCATAGTTcctttccacaaaaaaaaaaaccccaaaaaaaaaccaaaaacaaacaaacaaacaaaaaaaaaccaccaaaaacaaacgaaaccaccaaaaaaatccaagctTATCTAAGATAAGCAAATATGTCAGAAGATTTGTGTGAGACTAAATCTATTTTGACTTTTGGCCTAGGTAGTTGCAGGGGAATTTCTATTATCTTCAAAATATATTACAAAGGTGCACAAATATTGAGGTTCAGCTTAATGGTTTTTCATTGCTTagcctatttttttcctcattctgcTTTCTTTAGTATCATTCTTAATAGATAAATGACTGGGGCTGCAATACATTAATGTTCCCATTTAAAAGTTCAAATGGTATCGCTAGACCAGCTAAGATGACACAGAAGAGGATGGAAAATGATAATTAGATTTCTCCACATACTTGGTTCTTAGGAGGTAATTACAGTTCCCCAAGTCATCACATACCAGCCCAGTTATATAATcctgttttgtttgttaaacTTGTTTGAGAGCACTTGACTTGAGCTCGCTTTCTTAGTCATCTGCATCACGCCCAGAGAAAGAAGCCTTTGAAACACTTttgcaggcacacacacactcataAGAAGTGCAATACACATTACCCCAACCCTCCCGTGATCTCCCATTAATCTCTTTTGTCTGCCACCAGGGGCTGGGGATGAAGTCAGTCACAGGAGTAAGGAATGAGGACAAGGAAACCCAGACAATTGCACACGGTTTGTTTGCCCAGgcagtttttttcttcagcaccACCCCTTCTCCACTCCCTCTGGTCTAatcccccaaacaaaacccctcctTTTTATAGTTCCCAAGATTGTCTGGTCAAGTGCCAAGGTAATTCCCCTTTCTCAATAAATAATACAAGGCATAACAAAACTTACAAGCTTAGAAGATCACCTTAGAACACAATCATTGTATAAAGTTCGGCATATTTTCCAGGCTGCtgttttttcaggaaaataatagtTCCTTTCCTCCTTAATGAAATATAGTAGAAGTTTCTTAAACTTCTAGACTTTTAAACAGAATAAGCAAATAATGCTTATTTCTGGTAGGATAGAAGAAGCTACTCAAGAACAGAATGTTGGGAATACCTGTGTCACAAATGGACAGCACCCCAGTTCTTTCAATAAAAACTTACAAGCCTACTTTATCCTTACTTGCAAAGAAATATCTACTTTTGCCCTTTACAGAAATTCTGCTCAAGAAAGTTTAGAATTCATGTTCATTAGTACTAAACAGACAGGTGATCAAATTTGCCTTTAATATGGTTTGGTTAaggaaaactgcttttccaGAAACCTGCTGCCATGTCTGTCCAACAAAAATAACTCAAGGAACACCAGCTAGTGCTCCCAATTTATACTTCAGTCCTGTCAACCTGTTAATAAGTTTTGCCAACCACCACCATCAATGGGTACTAGGAAAGGGAGAGTGTTGTGTTTCTGACATTTACTCACCAAGAGCCTAGCTCCAAATAAGtaattggtttggtttgtttccaGATAATGTTTCCTTGAACCCCATTCTTGTAAGCTGACATCTGTTCCTTCACTGCACTGCACTACGTGAAATCCTTGTGTATTCTCCTGTTACTCACACTTGGCAGAGCTCTGAAGTTTTCTGTGCAGAAGTCAGAGACTTTGAGAAAAACTAATGAGAAGTGGAATAGCATTATTTCCAATGAAgatggcttttctttttttcttttaataaattttcACCTGCAGTATGTTCAGTTCATAACTGTGATCAAGTTTCTTACTGCTCTTGTTTGGCCCCTGAATAACTATTTCTGTTAGAGTGTGTCTTAATATGAAAAAGCAGTTGTtctacttcttttttcctttttaatataatcacagaaacatttcttttactAGTGGTAAATAGTCAAATAAGTTtgttctattaaaaaaaaaccaaaacaaaatcaaaccattTTGACCATAATTTTCCATTCAAAACAATTTACAAAGCAGTACCCTCTTGGCCTTTTATTTGTATAAATTATACAACAACTATTGTTTTTTTTAGACAATGAGATGAATCTGTATTTAGTACTTCAATCATCGTTCTCAGGGTTGGAAAAGTCTCTGATACTGATGGTAGGCTCTTGTAAGAAGGTGAAatactgaaagagaaaaaaaagaagttattttttgaTGAGTTTTATAATTTACCTGCAAGTTAACACATTAACTCAGACTTCGCTTCATCCCTTGTCCAACAAATTTGGACCTGTGTCAAGAGGTCCAGGCTTGGGGCAGAGTGGCTGAAAGCTGCTGGGCAGAGAAGGACCCGCGGGTgctgggtgacagcagctgaacatgagccagcagcgTGGCCAAGAAcgccagtggcatcctggcctctgtcagcaacagtgtggccagcaggaccagggcagtgattgtcccctcctgtactcagcactggtgaggccacatctcaAACTCAGTGTCCAGTTTTAGACACCTCACTgcaaaaacaacacaacaacaacactgaggtgctggagtgagtccagagaaaggcaatggagctggtgaagggtctggagcacaagtcttagGAGAAGCAGCCAAGGGAGgtggggttgtttagcctggggaaaaggaggctcaggagtgaccttattgctctctacaacccCCTGAAAGGAGgtgtagtcaggtgggggttggtctcttctcttaGGTTAACAAGGGACAAGACCAGAGGAAATTGACTCCAGTGGTACCCGGGAAGGTTTAGATTGTatattaggaaatatttcctcATGGGAAAGATGAAGACATTGGAACAAGCTGCTCAGGGAAATGGTGCaaccaccatccctggaagtcaTCCAGAATGTGTGAACGcagcacttggggacatggatCAGTGGTGCTGGATTAgcagttggactcgatgatctttaAGCTTTTTCCCAACCATAAAGATTCAATGATTCTCAAAATCTGCTGTTCACGAACAGCTCTTGCTTTTCTTGACTACTCCATCACCATACAGAATGAAAACAATGTCTATGTAGAAGAGCTTTCCAAAGCAGcagaagttaaagaaaaaaatgcattgctTTAGGTCTTCCAGCCTTATTTACCATGTCCACTATTAGTTGTCTACCACAGACAAATTAGCCACTCAGGCTAATTACCTTCATATTATTACAGCAAGTCCTTTGGGCTGCagttcttctgatttttttttttttctcagcaaagTCAACTTCAGCATTTTCTCCACTCTGGCTCATTTCCTCCCCTATTATACATCTCTAATTTGACCCAGCAATTCTCTAGGTTCTACTATACTACAAAATAgtattgattaaaaataaattattttggcaAACTTATTTTTAACATGAGTGTTTTCCCTGATCTGGTTTGACATGGATTCCCATAAGTTTCAACAGTACAGCTGAGGGAGTCAGGAACACATAGGTAGCACTGAAATGTCTTAAGCTGACTTGACTCCCAAGAAGGAAGTTTCTTTTTGGTAAAGATATGTCtttacaaaaaggaaaaaaaaaagcaacaacctCACAAAACCAAAGCCAGCATGAACAGAGGATTAATAAAGAAGATAATTAGATAATTGTgagaattacagaaaaaattgTGAGaaccataaatattttatatttccaaTACAAGCATGTCTCAATATTTGTGCAGACTACTTTTAATGAAAACCACAACTTGCAACACCTGTAGTTTAGAAATGTCACTCCTTAATGAATAATGAATTTGACTCATTTACAAGTAGAATTTTAGCCTAAGTTTAACAAAGATGTCCTTGAATCTTATTAGCCTTCTTCATTAAGGAGGGGATTTTATAGTCTACTGAAATTCACCAGGCTCAGAATCTCTGATAATAAAGTTAAGCAACACTGATCAGTATGAGGTGTTTGGCACtaagagcagctgcagagttCCACAATCTCTAGGAAGTTGGACCAGACCTCTAAGATCCTGTTCAAAGCAAGGTCGACCAAGAAGTCAAATCAGGGTGTCAGGGCTTTATCCTGCCAAGTCCTGAAAATCTCCGGGGGTGGAGACTGCACAGCCTCTTTGGGCAGTCTGCTGATGAAAAGATTATGCCAAGTCTAAACGTTGTTTCAACTCATGCACATTGCTATTTGTTCCCACTAAACACTCACaggtcctgcagagctgctcttagatcaaagcattttcttctcgaggctgaacaaacccagctctcTCCTGTTAAGGGATGTGCTCCAGACCATTGGCCATACTGGTGTCTCTCTCTTGAATTTTTCTGGCTTATTATAGTCTTTACTGCAGCTGAATGCAGAATTTTAAGTGTGGTCCAAAATGCTGAGTACCCCCTAAATCTGGTTATCCAAACATCATCTTAATCTATCTGGTTGTCCTTTTGTCCAGACTGTAATGTGCTGTCTTGATATGAGAGTATTGTGGGACTCTTGGTGAACTGAAAATAAACGTTGATTGCTCTCGTCATCCCCAAAAGTTGGGGTTTATCACTGGGTCACAGAATGTTTGGCAAGCTCATGTTGattattttctgtgactttttccTTCATATCAACTGAAATGCTTTCCTGGAGGACTCACTTCATGACTTTCCCAGGGATCAAAATGAGGCTGACCAGCTGACAATTTCTCTGGGTTTCCTTTTGGTCTTCCTGAAGAGGAACTTGAGATTTCCTTTCCTGCAGTAACCAAGGATGTCCCCTGATGTGCACTATGTTTCCAAGATTATAGATGGCCCTACAAGCACCTTGGCCAATTCTCTCAGGACCCTTAAAGTGTCTTGATCCTGACTTGAAGCATAGTAGAACTGGTGTTGTGTCTGGCCTAATTTTTAGGTTTTGTATGGGGAATAACAACTAGGGGACCAATCAAACACACCCCATTCATAATAATAATTCCTTGTCAATGTATGCAGTATTAAATTATAAATTCATATGAAAATCAAAAATTTGAAGCATGGCACAAAAGTTATGCACTTATTATAAAGTAATGTAATTCTTCATACTTACTCAAAATGTCTACATACTTTGAAAACACTTATTCTCAAAATAGAACTGAAGGATAAGCAAATTACTTTGGATATATAGTTTGAAGAGTCCcataggaatttaaaaaaagggtCAAGATTTCCCCTTGCTTTTTTCACTCATTGCCAGATTTACTAATTAGCCATAACATAAAATGACAAATTTGACTCACTGGATAAAATGAAGACATTAATCCAAACGATTTCCTCAAAAAACATACATAACTGAATGTCTACACTACTAACTACTCTGTGAGACTAGAAATACACCACTGTGTGTGTAAATGCAAATCTTGCCTCATCAATTCCTAAACAGtgttaaaaaatacattgaatCCTTTACTAAATTTGTAATTTCTAAGCAATGTTTCTTAGTATAGGTTTGAATTTTACACATAGTCTTTCATAATTTatttccccattccccatctGAACTAAAGATTTACCTTTTTAGATTCATCCAGCTCCTTGCTATTTTGCTGAAAGCTTCAGACCCTGGTGCTGTCATGGCTTCAAAATCAACCAGCTGAAAAtgcaaggaaacaaaagagaTATTAAGAAATTATAGAACTTTTAAGTTCTCAACTTCAGGAAAGACTTTGAGGGCTTTGCTACTTCTGTTCCTGGTAAGACAGGAGTAAGCTTACAAACCAGTCTGTGCCCTGACTACTTCATCCCTCACCCTCTGTTTGAAGTCAGCATTCAAGCCAGGCACTAAAATTCTCTGTGGGGTTTGCACACCCCAACACAACCAATACTGGAAGCTACACTGGCTAGGGGTACTGAATGACTCTCCAGGCAACAACAGGATTCTTGGCTACTGTGCACCTTTGACTTCAGAGCAGCCTGAAAATGCATGCTGGTTTAAGTCTTAGACCTTCTAACAACTCTGGCAAA encodes the following:
- the LOC134547043 gene encoding uncharacterized protein LOC134547043 isoform X2: MATPPPLAPHSHGGIGDGNGKRTASSAPLPQTPPPSAPYKAGRPPPRAARPPHAQPAAAPARLRPRRRPPAAPAGSRPLSRLRGPASASRLAAGSVLSMAWTPRPSSAPGAALVSHSPSPSFPRRNKKPLVRQHSTLISLEWDAGNSNQTKTYRHRVSPLWQM
- the LOC134547043 gene encoding uncharacterized protein LOC134547043 isoform X1, with the protein product MATPPPLAPHSHGGIGDGNGKRTASSAPLPQTPPPSAPYKAGRPPPRAARPPHAQPAAAPARLRPRRRPPAAPAGSRPLSRLRGPASASRLAAGSVLSMAWTPRPSSAPGAALVSHSPSPSFPRRNKKPLVRQHSTLISLEWDAGNSNQTKTYRYGNWEDYLLPVETFTLK